GCTGAACAGGCGCGCCCGGTATCAAGCGAATAGACGAAGCCTCCAGATCGGCATCGAAGGGTGCCTCGGCAGGTAGCCAGTCATGATCCAGCAGCAGCAAGGTCTGGTAGTCGTTTACCGGACAAGGCTTGAGATACAGGGCGCGCTGTACTTCCCCGCCAATCGAGGTCAGCCTGATCGATTCAGCCTCCTGGGCTAACCAACGGACGGCGACAAACAGCTCGCCATCCGCCAGCGGCTCCAGCCTGACCGGATGGCCTAGCCACCAACCCTGGTTAGCAATATTGATGGCCATCAACCCGGACTCCAGCAGCTCGGTCGCCGCCGCCGGCAGCAAAAGACTCAAACCTGCCTCGTCAGCATCATCCAGTCTGGCCGCGTGCACATAGGGATCTTGCCCCGGGACTCGCTCGCCTTTCTGACCCAGCAGGCCCCGAATCCGCAAAAAATCAAAAGCGACCAGCACATCACCGACGCGCGCCGCAGCTGGGTGCCGCCCCCTGCCTCGGCGCAATGCCCAGGCGGTTTCGAGTCTGTCGAACAGGTCCGCCGGACCGGAGGGTGGCCACCACGGCAGCGGCTTACCCGTTCGCAGGTCCCCAGCCATGTCGTGGGCCATCGCAGCACAGGCCTCCAGCCCCATGCACAACGCAGGCATGCCTTCGCGCGGGCCATTCCAGCCCACGATGCGGCTTGCTTCATTGGCATCAATGTCCATGACCAGCGGCGTGATCCGGTGAAAGTCGGCAGCCAGCACAACCTCGGGAGCCAGCAGGTGGCAGATGCGCGCCGCCAGTGCCACCTCGGCAGCGCTGACTACCTTGAAGGCATCGTGGCAGAGCGCCAGATACGCCAGGGGAGCAGCGGGGCCATCCGCAGCACGTTGCGGACCTGGCGACAAGGCGCCCGAGCGGATCAGCGCCAGATACAGACTGACAGGTTCACTCCATGAGAGACGTGCCGCGCCGGGATTCAGCAGCGCACGTGCGCCATGCGCCACCCCAAGCCAGCGGAAGTAGGTCGCGGCGAGCTGGCTGAGATCGGCGAGTTTGCCGTTACCCCGCTGCCACTGCGCTGATTCACGCTGGGCCTCTATATAAGACGCGTTGGCAAGTTGCGTAGCCAGCAGGGCCAAGCGCTGGCCGATCAGGTCACGGCGTACCGGGTTATCTTCGCTGAGCGCCAGTTCGGTCCATGCCTGATCACTCCAGGCACTGGCGGTCGGGTCTACCTGCTCCAGCAAGCGGCGTGCGGTCGGGCCCGCCGGAGACGCGGCCAGCCCCTCACGCACGGCACCGTGCAACAGATCCAGCGCCGCAACCACAGGCTGCCCCGGCAGGCGGGCAATGGTATCGCGAAGCGCGCGGGTGACAGCATCACCCTGCAGATTGGAGAAGAGTCGGTCAAACATGGATGCGGGTCGGGTTTCTAGGGGGGGGCTAGGCGATCAGAAATTCCCTGGCTACCTGGATCTGGTTGTCGTGCAGAAAGGTGGGCGCGTGGCCCACGCCGTCAAAGTCCACCCAGGCAGCCTTGGGTCCACGCTCGCTCATGGCACAGGCGGTCTCAACGGATAGCAGGTCGGACTGCGCGCCGCGGGTCACCATTACGGGGCACTGGATGGCATCGTACATGGGCCACAGACTGACATCCTGACCATTCAGACCAACGCGAAATGGGTGGGCAATGGCCGGATCATAGTTCAGTCGCCAATGCCCCCCTTCCGCCTTGAGCATGACCTCGGTCAGGTAAGCCCACTGGGCATCATCATGAGGACCAAAGGGTGCTGAAACGGCGCGGATATACGTCTCTGCTGCCGCACGATCCGGAAAGGCGGGTGCCTGCCCCACATAGTCGGCGATACGCTGAAGGGCGCTGGCCGCCAACAGCGGGCCGACGTCATTCAGCAACAGGCGTTTGACGGGTGAGCCGGGCAAGGCAGCCAGGAGCATGCCGATCAGGCCGCCCATCGAGGTGCCCAGCCAGCTCACCGAGAGCACATTGAGCCGCGCGATCAGTACCAGCATGTCCTGAACATACAGCGGCAACTGATATCCCATCGGGTCCCGCAACCAATCGCTTTCACCCCGGCCCACGACATCAGGCGCAATCACCCTGAAGTGATCAGACAGTTGCCTGGCAAGCAGGTCAAAGTCGCGACCATTGCGGGTCAGGCCGTGGGCGCAGATCAGTACGCGGGGATTGTCGGGGTCGCCCCACTCGCGGAAGTGCATCCGGTATACGCCGCTTTCCCTGCCGACCAGAACCTGGCCGAGTCGTGCCACCATGCGTATCTCCCCCGTTTGCCCCGTCCCGAGGCACTGTCAAACCTTGCAGGTCAGTCAAGGTGACCCCAGGCATCTTGATGAGATCGGCAGATCGGCGGATTTCTGCACCATTTTGCGCATTCTGCCGTGCTCAAGCTCCCTCTGGCTTCATCTTTATAGCGTGCCAGCACGCAACTGACCGGGATCACGCAATCGCACCGGTCGCTTTACCATGACAGTCGGCCAGCCTGTTATCCCGCTGTATCGTGTGGGCGCCACCTTGCTGAGCGATGATGCGTGGCCAACAGAAAGGCGCCATCGTGAGAACCGGGATCATTTATGCAGCCAGTGCCTACTTCATCTGGGGCTTGCTGCCGCTTTATCTGAAGGCCCTGAGCGAGGTACCCGCAGCGGAAATCCTCATGCACCGGATGATCTGGTCGCTGTGTTTCCTGCTCGTGGTACTGGCGGTACGCCGTCAGTGGCAATGGCTCAAACCGGCACTGGGCGATCCCAATGTCATGTGGCGCTTCATTGCCAGCGCTACCGTGTTGTCGATCAACTGGTTTCTGTATATCTGGGCCGTCAATAGTGGTCGCGTCGTGGATGCGAGCCTCGGCTACTTCATCAATCCGCTGGTCAATGTCATGTTTGGCTACTTCCTGCTCAAGGAACGGCTCAGACTGTCACAGTGGTCCGCGATTGCTGTCGCCGCCATCGGGGTGTTGTGGCTGACAGTGCAGGCCGGCCAACTGCCCTGGATTGGGCTGATGCTGGCCGCCAGTTTCGGCACCTATGGCCTGCTGCGCAAGACGGCCCCCTTGGGCGCGCTCGAAGGCTTGTCCCTGGAGACCCTGCTGCTCACGCCGTTTGCGTTGGCCTACATAGGCTGGCTCGCCAGCCAGGGCCAAAGCGGCTTCATGAATGGCAGTTCGCTGACACAGGCCCTGCTGATTGCGGCGGGCCCCATTACCGCCATTCCCTTGTTACTGTTTGCAGCTGGCGCCCGGCGCATTCCCATGACCCTGCTGGGGCTGCTGCAATATATCGGCCCGACCCTGCAGATGGGTCTGGGCGTCTTTCTCTGGCATGAGCCATTCAGCCAGACCAAGTTCATCGGCTTTGCGCTGATCTGGTCTGCCCTTGCCATCTATACGCTGGAAGGGCTGTGGTTCAACCGGCAGCAACGCGCGGCGCTGGCGTAAAATAGTGGCAGTCCTTCGCCGAGCTAACCCATGCATTTCGAGCATCTTGTTCAGATCAACAATCCGGACGATCCACTACTCACCGTCATGAGTCGCGCCCAGTTGTGGCGAGGACTGATGCGCAGGGTCGAGAAGCCCGAGGAGTTTCTCGTCGGCGTGGAGTCGGTGCGCATCATCGAGCGTGGTGAGGATTGGCTCAAGCGCGAGATGCAGTTGGGCGCCTTGCTAGTACAGGACCACATCCTGCTGGCCCACGAGCACATCATCCAGTTCGCCACGGCCCCCAGTGCGCAACACGGTGGCGGCCACTTCACGATGGTGATCGAGGAGCCGAGCCCCGGGGACCTGTTCGTACGCTTTCGTTACGAAACCAGCCTGCCGGAGGCCGGCGAAGCGACGACGGAAGCCGATGATGCCTACTTTGCCGATTATGTGAAATCCGCCTACCGAGCTACCGATATCGATGCCATTCGCTGGATACGCGAATTGCTCGAAACCGGGCAGCTCGATTAAGGCAGGCAAACAATAAAAAAGCCGCGGGCCATTGCGCGCGGCTTTTGTCGGAACCCCTGCTGAGCAGGAAGACGACTCCCCGAAGGGATCAACGTCGGAACAGGTAGATTAGCCAACCCATAATAACGCTCCTTTCACTTTCGGCATCGCGCACTGTCTGTAAAGACCAGCGCGTTAGCTGTACGCGGGCGGTTGCAACCCTTGCCATATTTCAACGACAACCACCGGCCGCAGGCACATAGCCAATGTGTAACCTCGCCTGCTCCGGCCCATGAAACCCGATTGGTCCCACGCTTTACTACAATCTGGTCAACTGTAGATGTTTGATTTTACAGGATTGTTGCATAACAGCAAAGTCCGCTACACTCCACCGTCAACTCCCCGCAGAGAACTTGCATCATGAAACGCACGGAACTGGAAAAACGACTCGGCCTCAAGATTGCTGGACGTCAGGCAGGTGAAAAGAAAACCCAGCGCTTTGGCACAGGCAACAAGGCTGGTAGTCAGGCGAACCAACCCCAAGGCCTGCTGGCCGGTCTGCTCAAGAAGGCAGACACCAGCGACAACAAGTAAGACACCCGGATCGCGCCTTGACACCCGGGCGCGGCCATAAAAAAAGCCCGGCTATGCCGGGCTTTTCTATCAGCGAGTCTGGATTAGACAGGCTTGATGTTCGATGCTTGCTTGCCCTTGGGGCCAGTCGTCACATCGAAGGACACCTTCTGGTTTTCCTGGAGCGACTTGAAGCCGTTCGACTGGATTTGCGAGAAGTGTGCGAACAGGTCTTCGCCGCCATCATCAGGAGTGATGAAGCCGAAGCCCTTGGAGTCATTGAACCACTTAACGGTACCGTTAGCCATGATGTTTATCCTTGTAGAATAAAGTGAAAAAAGTGCCGACGATCAAACAAGGAAGGCGAACCGGAATACCGCAGGGGTATGAGGAAAACTGCCTGAAACCTGATACTTGACTGTACATGCAGCCTGCCTTTTACGCGATTACCCTTGGCGACGCAAGACATTTCGCGGCTGCGGCACAAAGTACCTGCTTTCAGCCAGCCTGACTCAAGCCTTTGGCGTCGCTTTCAGACCCAGCTTGCGCCACCCTTCATGCCCCAGCTTCTGCAGGGTCTCCATGTTTCGCTCGAAGATGGCCGCTGCATCAGGAAAGGCCGCCACGGCACGATCGATACTGTCCTCGCGCAGCAGATGCAGGGTGGGGTAAGGCGCGCGGTTCGTATAGTTGGTGATGTCGTCTGGCTCGGTATCGGCAAACTGGTAATGCGGGTGAAAGCTTGCCACTTGCAGACAGCCTTCCAGCCCGTTGTCCACCACAGCACCCTCGGCCCAAGCCAGAAAATCGTTGTACTCGGCAAAATCGGTCAGCAGCGCCGGATGGATGAGCAGGGTCGTATCGATCTCGGCTGCCGGGGTGGCCGCCAATAACTGGAGTTCGCGGTCCAGCTCTTCGAGCAAGCCATCAAGATGCGGTGCCGTACTGACCACATAGCGCACCTGCTCCTTCACGTACACCGCGCGCGCGAAGGGGCATAGATTGAGGCCGATGACCGCCTTCTCGAGCCAGTCGCGCGTATCGGCAATGACACTTTCCTTATCGATCATGGTGGCAGTCGCTAGAATCATGGAAAGAGGATTGTAACGCGAGGGCATAGTTTGCCGCGTTCGCCTGTCTGCCTGCATGCAGCTCCCCGGAACTCCACTTTGGCCAGCAAGCCCTGAACATGACCAGCAGCAACGAATCTGGCTACATTCATCCCTCCCAGCTCTGCGTGGGACTTTACGTGCGGCTGGAGCTCGACTGGCTGGAACATCCGTTCACGTTCAACCAGTTCAAGATCACCAAGCAGGAACAGATTGATACCCTGCAATCACTGGGGCTGGACCGCATCAAGGTGGACATGAAGCGTAGCGATGCCAAGCCCCTGCCCGCCCCCGCCGAACCTCCCCCGCCCGCGGTGGTTGCGGACCGGACAGCGCAGGATGCGGCGATTGTTGCCAAGCGCGTACGGATTGAGCGTCTGGCCCAGCATCGCTCGGCACTGAACGAATGCGAGCGCAAGTTCCAAGGGGCAGCCAGAGCGCTCAAGGCCATTACCCGCAATCTGTTCGCGCGACCGGGCGAATCCATGGAAGAAGCCGCTGCCCTGATCGGTGGGCTGGTCGACTCGATGCTGACCGAGCGCGACATTGCCATCCATCTGATGAACGACAAGGCCGCCAATGAGGAAATGTATTTCCACCAGCTGAACGTTGCCGTGCTGGCGCTGATGCTGGGTCGGCAACTCAATATGGACAGGGAGCAACTGACCGAGCTGGGTATGGGCGCACTGTTCCACGATATCGGCAAGGTGGAGTTGCCAAGTCAGCTGATCAACAAGACCGAGCCACTAAGCCCCAGTGAGCAGGATCTGATGATGCGGCATACCAATTTCGGACTGGATATCGGCAAGAAACTGGGATTGACTCCCGAAGCGCTGGCCATCGTGTTCCAGCACCACGAGTATGTCGATGGCAGCGGCTACCCGCATGCCTTGTCGGGGGATGGCATCCTGCCGCTGTCCAAACTCGTCAGCATCGTCAATGAGTACGACAACCTCTGCAACCGGCCCAATCCCAGGGATTCGCTCACCCCTTACGAGGCGCTGGCTACCATGTTCGGGCAGCAACGCAAGCGGTTTGATCCGCAGGCACTGGGCATTTTCATTCGCTGCATGGGCGTTTATCCACCCGGGACACTCGTGCAGCTTTCCAATAACGCCTTGGGGCTGGTGATGTCGGTGAACGCGAGCAAACCGCTCAAGCCCACCGTGCTGATCTACGATCCCTCCGTCCCCAAGCACGAGGCCATCATTCTGGATTTGGAAACCGAACCAGACCTCACCATCATCAAAAGCATCCGCCCTGGCCTGCTGCCTGCTCCCGTTTTCGCCTATCTGAATCCACGCAAGCGGATGACTTACTACTGCGATGCCCTGCCGGGCAATCCGCCCCCGAACTGATCATCCACCTCCGCATCCGAATCGCACCCAGAGCCAGCGGCAATGCCCCGGGCCAGCCAGCGGCGTGCAACTGGCGCCAGGGCCGCAGGCAGCCAGCGCAAATAATGCTGAGGATGCTGCAGCAGGCCGCAGCGATAGACTTCCCCGGCGGTCTGCCACTCAAGCGCGGGACACGATCCGGTGCGCGCACCGAGCCATGTATGCGCGGCCGGGCATGGCTCAGCCAGACAACACACACCACATCCGTTGCAGACCGCACCGTAAGCCGGCTTGGCCGGGGCATCGGGGTGAATATGAATGATCTGCAGGTTCATGCCATACGTGCTCAATACCGCCAATGACACAAAAAAAGGTAAGCGACGGTGATCTGCACCATCACCACCATCGCGCCGCTCGCGAACATGCCGGTCGCACCGGCCAGCAAGCGAGATGCGGCCGGAAGCATGATGCCCGCCTGCTCCAGCGCCTCAAACATCATGATGCCCCCCAGCAACAGGGCAAAGATCAAGGTCCATCGCAACAGGTAACCCGGCAGATAGACGCGACGCTCGCGATTGTGGCGATAAGCCGCAGCCTGCTCCAACAGATTGCCGCGATTCACATCCTTGAACATCCAGAACGGCCAGATATAGAGATAAAGCAGGCTGGCGAGTGATGCCTCGCCGTCTGGCTCGAGCGTGCGCGTCATCATGGAAGTCACTCCTTGCGCCGGTCTCGGCGGCGCTTTACTCCAACATGGTCCAAGCGCGGCAAATTTGCATAACCGTCTGGCGGAAAGACCTTTTTTGCCTTCAGATATGCCAATGTCACCCCGGTTGCTGATACCATGCGCGGCTTTGAAAAACTACTCAGACCGCGCTGCATCATGCCCGCTCGCACACCGCTGCAAACTGCTTCCCTGCTCCTGATCACCCTGCTTGCGCCGACGCTGGTCCAGGCTGCCGACAAACCCGCCGAGAACGAGGGCAGCCTCCAGTTCACCGGGGATACCGCGCGTGCCTCCATCGGCATTCGCAAGGGTGGCGACTTTCAGGGTGAACTACTGGGCGTGCTGAGTGAAGATGCCCGCTCGGCCTGGCTGGGCCAGATCTGGTTAGGTGGCTCGGCCGGCGGGGTGCAGCTGGACTACCACGTGCTGGGCGACGGCGCCGTCGAGAAGTATTTTGTTGCCCTCGACCAGAATCGCCAGCGCGACCACAAGCTCAGCGCCGGCTATGGCCGGGAATATGCGAACTGGTTCGGCAATGCCTACTTGAGCCATGGACTCACGGGCAAGCGGCTGGTCGGCGAGCAGACCACGCAGGTGCAGACGCAGACCAGCGGTAATGACGCCGGCCGCCCGTTTGTCGATACCCTGACCGTGAGCACGTTATCGCGCACCTTTGAAAAGGCTTACGACTTGGGCGTGGGCTTGCGCCTTGGGCGCTATTTCGATGAAACGTCCGTGCGCCTGACGGGCGGCTTGGATCATGAGTGGGGCAAGGCCGGTGCCCGGCAAACCAGCGTATCTGCACTGCTGGAAAAATTCTTCGTCGGCACACCTCATAGTCTCGCGCTGGATCTCGAACACTATCGCAAGCAAGGCTCAGCCGAGGTGCGCCGTAACGACAGCCGCTTTGTCCTGAGCTACCGCTATAACTTCGGCAAGCCGAACAGCCAGCACGAGCGTAGCTATCGCATCACGGCAGAGCAAAGCGCGGGAACACCGCCAACCGTGATTCCCGAGCGCACCGAGCGCAAGCTGGTGAAGACCACAGCGAGCATGAATGCCGATGCGTTCTTCGATTTCAGCAGCAGCAAGCTGACGCCACTGGCGCGTACCGAGCTGGACCGCATCAGTGATGTGCTCAAGCAGAATCCGCGGGAAGGCAATATCCGTATCGTTGGCCACACCTGCGATATCGGTGGCCACGCCATCAATGACAAGCTATCGCTCAAGCGCGCTCAGGCGGTGCTGGACTACCTGATCAGCAAGGGTGGCTTGAGCGCTGATGCCGCCGTCGTGGAAGGCAAAGGCAAGCGCGAGCCGCGTTTCGGCGCCACGGAAGAAGGTCGTGCCAAGAACCGCCGCGTGGAACTCGAATTCATCACCGTGACCGAGAAGGAAGAGCTGGTCACGATTGCTGCACAAACCACACCGGGCACCCCGGCCACGGTGAGCTATCGCCGCGAACTGATCGAGCAAGAGCCTGCATGGATGCGTGCAGCGCTGAGGAATCCCAGCACGCACAAGCGCGCTGTGGATGTTTACCGCACGGTCGAACAGACGCAATCGACTTCCACCACGCGCCAGTGGCTGAACCGTGCGCCCAGCGCGGGTAACGACAGCTTCCAGGCAGTCGCCGGCGTCGCCACCCTGCTGGCGCTGACCAGCAACGATAACGATCCCGATACGGACGATGGCATTACCCTGCTGTCGGTCGGCGCTGCCAACCATGGGCAGCTCACCATCGTCGGTAATCAGGTCCGTTATCTGGCCCCGGCTGATTTCACCGGCGAGGACAGCTTCAGCTACCAGATCCAGGACAAACAGGGTGCCAAGGCAGAGGCCCGTGTCACGGTAACCGTCAGCCGCCCCAATGTGGCCCCCGTTGCCGCAGATGATACTTACACGGTCGCAGCAGGTAGCAGCAGCTTGCTGGCCGTCACCAGCAATGACACTGATGCCGATGCCGGCGATGTGATCTCGATTGCTTCGCTTGGCACGCCGGCGCATGGCCAGGTCACCATCGAGGGTAACCAGATTCGCTATGTTGCGCCGGTCGGTTATGCCGGCGCAGACAGCTTTAGCTACAAGATCAAGGATGCCCAAGGAGCCATCTCCGAAGCGCAGGTCAGCATCGCGGTGATTTCACCTAATCGCGCACCTACTGCCGTGGATGATCGCTTCTGGGTCAGTGGCTCCGTACCCAGCACGGTGGATGTGTTGCGCAATGACAGTGATCCGGATGGCGACACCCTTACCATCATCAGTGTCACCCAGCCGCAGAACGGCAATGGTACGGTCAGCATCGAAGGGAACAAGGTGGTGTTCAAGCCATTCAATCTGTTTCTTTATGATTACTTCACCTACACCGTCAGCGATGGCCGCGGTGGTGTCGCCACCGCGAACGTAACGCTGATCGACCCCTGACATACCATGCGGCGATAGCTGCACGGCCGGTCAACACAGGCCGTGCAGCCCTTGATGCCTCTCTTCTTGCCCGCACCCGGACAAAACAGGGGTATGCAACGGTATCGGGGCGCTCGGGTACAATCGATGCATTACCCTAATGCCCGTTCAGGATATCGCCGTGAGCAAATCACCCAACCGGGACACGACAACGGCCGACCAGCCCGTCTCCTTCCGGATTCGCAGCCGTATTCAGCAAGCACAGCGGCGTTTTCACGCCAATGACAACATCGCAGAGTTCATCGAGCCCGGTGAGCTGGACGAATTGCTGAATGAAGTCGAAGGCAAGCTCAAGGGCGTGCTGGACAGTCTGGTGATCGATACGGAAAGCGATCACAACACCCAGGACACAGCGCGCCGTGTAGCCAAGATGTATATCAAGGAGGTTTTCCAGGGTCGCTACGTGCCTGAACCGGCCGTCACCGAATTCCCCAATGTCGAGCACCTCAATGAACTGATGATCGTTGGGCCGATCACGGTACGCAGCGCCTGCTCACACCATTTTTGCCCCATCATCGGCAAGCTGTGGATCGGCATCATGCCGAACCAGCACTCGAACCTGATCGGCCTCTCCAAATACGCTCGGCTGGCCGAGTGGATCATGACCCGCCCCCAGATCCAGGAAGAAGCTGTGATCCAGGTGGCGGATCTTCTGCAAGACAAGATGAATCCCGACGGTCTTGCCCTGGTAATGGAAGCCGATCACTTCTGCATGAACTGGCGCGGCGTGAAAGACATGAACGCCCGCATGATCAACAGCGTGATGCGCGGCGTGTTCCTCAAGGATGCCAGCCTGCGCCGCGAATTCCTGTCCCTGCTCGATAACAAGCGCTCCTGAGGAACTCCTGCCATGCTCGTTCGCCTGCTTTATGCCAGCCGCGCCGCCCAGCCTCTCAGCAGCGAGGTGGTAGATACCATCCTCTCCCAGTCACGCAAACACAATACCGATCACGGCGTCACGGGCATTCTCTGCTACAGCGGCGATATCTTCATGCAGGTACTGGAGGGTGGGCGCAAGGAAGTCTCCTCGCTCTACAACACCATCGTGCGCGATGGTCGCCATCGCAATGTGGAGCTGCTGCACTTTGAAGAGATCACCGAGCGCCGCTTCTCAGGCTGGACCATGGGTCAGGTCAACCTCGCCAAGGTCAACCCTTCCACCTTGCTAAAATACTCGGCACGTCCCGTGCTTGATCCATTCCTCGTCAGTGGTGCTGCCTCCATGGCCCTGCTTGATGAGCTGATTGCCACGGCTGCCATTGTTGGTCGCCCTCTCTGATAAGTCCTGACAACGGCTGACCGACACGGCCAGCCGAGCGGCCCCTCAAGTTTCACGTCGCCGTACCGATAAGTACTTCATCTAGGCAGGCATTTCTGCCCAGCAAGGTGCGAGTACGGCAATGTGGTCGGGCAATAAACTCATCGATAGCGGTGTTTCCATGCAGGAGCGTGTGCGACGTCACTACGCCCCGCTGGAAGTCGCCCCGGTGCAGCCCCTGCATAGTTTGCCGGCCGGAACCACACCGCAAGCAGAAACCACGGCCGCAGCTGGTTGGCAGGCCGTTTGGTCAGACGCCCTTGCTCGTACCGGCGTGCTGGCCGAAGCCGAAGCGGCAATCTACCGTCGCGAGGCAGCACTGGCACAGCGTGAGCTGGCCCTTCGGCAACGCGAGCGTGCCTTGCAGGACAAGGCGCGGGAACAGGCCGAGTCACTGCTGTGGCAACCAACCATCCGGGCGCTGAGCCGCTGACCCAGCCTCACCCCCACAAAAGCAACGCCGGACTCAAAGTCCGGCGTTCTTCATTGGATGGCCGCCGCCTCCTGCCTGCGCATCCTAAAGCTTGCGCACCAGCCAGAACAATACCGCCACAGCCAACAGCACGGGCAGCCAGATCGGGGTAAGCGCCAGGAAGACCACCCCCAGCACGCCCACCACAATCATGACCACCAGCAGCGATGCCCCGATCAGCACGAGCACAAATGCGAGCAGTGCGAACACGACGGCGACCACCGCAAAAACCGCCCCCACCACCGAACCGATCAGGTCGCCATCCCAATCTATTGCCGGCTGCGCACCATTGGACAGGCCGACTAGCAAGAGAATGGCCGTCAACACCAGCAGGAAGAACACCGTCCAGCGCCACGACGGCACCTTGCTGGCACGGCTGCTGCCGGTTTGAGGATGGATGCTGTCGATGTCGTAACGCGCGTCGAGCTGGCCTTGCATGATGATCTCCCTGAATGTCTGTCACCCCGACCAGAGCCATCGCCCTGATCCATGAGTGCAGATTAACGGGTGAGACATGCCGTCTCGACAAGCCGCCGACAGATCACCGCAAGCTCGGGATGAGATGCAGATTCTCGGTGTGGCACGCAGCCGGACCATGCCGTTACCCCGCGTCATGGCATGAAAAAAGCCACCCTGGCGGGTGGCTTTGGGAGGATACGTCAGTGAATCAGGGCTGAGGGGCGGCCTGGGTACGCACTTCCACCTTCTGCTGTTTACGCAAGGAAGCCATATACGCGGCAAAGTCCTGCTGACCGGACAGCTCGCCAAGACGACTGGCCAGATTGGCTTGCTCTGCTGCCGCCAGCGGCTGGGCCTGTGCCGCAGCGACCTTGAGCACGGTGTAGGTCTCGCCTTCCACAAACCCTGCAAAACCAGGTAGTTTGGTCTTGGGCACCGAGAACATCGCCTCAACAGCCGCCTTGCCAAAGCCTTGGGAATCCAGGCGGCTGGACTGACGCTCCGGAGACCAAGCCAATGCCGGCTGTTGGCCTGCCTGCAGGCTAGCCAGCGTCTTCTTGCCCTCCGCTTGTGCCAACTTGACGGCCTTCTCACGCTTGAGCTTCTCGGCAATCGCGGCACTGACCTCACCAATCGCCTGCATGCGGCCAGGCTCATGGGCAGTAATCCGCGCAGAAATCCAGCGACCGGGCGCGACCTCTACGGCCTCGCTATTGTGCTTCTTGTTCAGCACATCATCCGCGAATACGGCTTCGCGCAGCTTGGGATGATTCAGCAGCGGGTCGGCGCTCGCCTCACGGGTCATCCAGTCACTCTCGCGCAGGCTGATCTTGAATGCGGCAGCCGCTGGCTGGAGGCTGTCTGCCTGCTGGTAAACCAGATCGGTAAACTTGTCGACCTCTGCCTGGAAGCGCTTCTGGACCGTTTCCTGTCGTAACCGTTGTTCAATGACTGGTTTGAGTTCTTCGAGCGACTTGGTACGGCTATCGACCATCTGGAGGATATGGAAGCCAAAATCCGTCTCGACCAGGTCGCTCAGCTC
The nucleotide sequence above comes from Chitinimonas sp. BJYL2. Encoded proteins:
- a CDS encoding BLUF domain-containing protein, with translation MLVRLLYASRAAQPLSSEVVDTILSQSRKHNTDHGVTGILCYSGDIFMQVLEGGRKEVSSLYNTIVRDGRHRNVELLHFEEITERRFSGWTMGQVNLAKVNPSTLLKYSARPVLDPFLVSGAASMALLDELIATAAIVGRPL
- the folE gene encoding GTP cyclohydrolase I, yielding MSKSPNRDTTTADQPVSFRIRSRIQQAQRRFHANDNIAEFIEPGELDELLNEVEGKLKGVLDSLVIDTESDHNTQDTARRVAKMYIKEVFQGRYVPEPAVTEFPNVEHLNELMIVGPITVRSACSHHFCPIIGKLWIGIMPNQHSNLIGLSKYARLAEWIMTRPQIQEEAVIQVADLLQDKMNPDGLALVMEADHFCMNWRGVKDMNARMINSVMRGVFLKDASLRREFLSLLDNKRS